The Euphorbia lathyris chromosome 2, ddEupLath1.1, whole genome shotgun sequence genome includes a window with the following:
- the LOC136216753 gene encoding pentatricopeptide repeat-containing protein At2g45350, chloroplastic, which produces MLLLANLSQQPWNSPLSTLILFQKCKSSNDINQIHARLLTTGFIRNSYFTTKLILSLSSSPLTPLVEFARYVFFTHHAFQIDTRNEDPFLWNAIIKTHSHGDDPIRALFVFSLMLQDGIPVDKFSLSLLLKACSRLGLVNEGTQIHGLLRKLGFGSDVFLQNCLLTLFTRCHYIEHARQLFDTMPRRDSVSHNIMIDGYVKNGKIDLAHQLFDSMPMNVRNLITWNSLISGLIGSKNGLELAWELFEKMPERDLISWNSMIDGCAKQGRMEDAQALFERMPRRDMVSWANIIGGYVKLGRVDIARRLFDEMPERDVIVCNVMMNGYVKNGYYKEALDIFYDMQNQSNLCPDNTTLLIALSAIAHSGHVEKGVAIHCYLKENQICLQEKLGVALIDMYSKCGSIENATLVFQSIKRKTVDHYNAMIGGLAVYGFGELALHLLMEMERMESKPDDITFIGLLNACSHAGLLKEGMICFEIMRRVYRVEPKLQHYGCMVDILSRAGRIEEARKFVDEMPIAPNDVIWRTLVSACRSHERFSVGEPLAEHLMSLDSYSSSSYVLLSNMYAGLHMWDNASKVRTMMKERNMKKVPGFSWIELEGCVHEFSVQDKSHPQVSEIYSLLDSHSVSVTI; this is translated from the coding sequence ATGCTTCTACTTGCCAATTTAAGCCAACAGCCATGGAATTCCCCTTTATCAACCCTAATCCTATTCCAAAAATGCAAATCTTCAAACGACATAAATCAAATTCACGCCAGACTTTTAACAACCGGATTCATCAGAAACTCTTATTTCACCACAAAACTCATACTCTCCCTCTCTTCTTCCCCACTTACTCCCCTAGTCGAATTCGCTCGTTATGTCTTCTTCACCCATCATGCTTTTCAGATTGATACAAGAAACGAGGATCCTTTTCTTTGGAATGCTATAATCAAAACTCACTCTCACGGCGATGACCCAATTCGAGCGTTGTTTGTTTTCTCATTGATGCTTCAGGATGGGATTCCTGTGGATAAATTCTCCCTTTCCTTGCTTTTGAAAGCATGTTCTCGTTTGGGTTTAGTTAACGAAGGAACTCAGATTCATGGTTTATTGAGGAAATTGGGATTTGGATCGGATGTTTTTTTGCAGAATTGTTTGCTGACATTGTTTACGCGGTGTCACTACATTGAACATGCGCGTCAATTGTTTGATACAATGCCGAGGAGAGACTCAGTTTCGCATAATATAATGATAGATGGGTATGTAAAGAATGGTAAAATTGATCTCGCGCATCAGTTGTTTGATTCTATGCCTATGAATGTGAGGAATTTGATAACTTGGAATTCGTTAATCAGTGGGCTAATCGGATCGAAAAACGGCCTCGAGCTTGCTTGGGAACTGTTTGAGAAAATGCCTGAAAGAGACCTGATTTCCTGGAATTCAATGATTGATGGGTGTGCAAAACAGGGGAGAATGGAAGATGCTCAGGCTTTATTTGAGAGAATGCCAAGAAGGGATATGGTGAGTTGGGCTAACATCATAGGTGGTTACGTGAAACTCGGCCGCGTAGATATTGCCCGGAGATTGTTCGATGAAATGCCCGAAAGAGATGTAATTGTGTGTAATGTAATGATGAATGGCTATGTGAAAAATGGGTATTATAAGGAAGCTTTAGATATCTTCTATGATATGCAAAATCAGAGCAATTTGTGTCCTGATAACACCACATTGTTGATTGCGCTTTCCGCAATTGCTCATTCGGGGCATGTCGAAAAAGGCGTGGCAATACATTGCTACTTGAAGGAGAATCAGATATGCCTGCAGGAGAAACTTGGTGTTGCCCTCATTGATATGTACTCAAAATGTGGCAGTATAGAGAATGCCACATTGGTCTTCCagagcatcaaaagaaaaacagtaGATCATTACAATGCTATGATTGGTGGGTTAGCTGTTTACGGGTTCGGCGAATTAGCTCTACATTTGCTCATGGAGATGGAAAGGATGGAGTCCAAGCCGGATGACATAACGTTCATCGGATTGCTGAATGCTTGTAGCCATGCTGGCTTGTTGAAAGAAGGCATGATATGTTTCGAGATTATGAGACGGGTTTACAGAGTGGAACCGAAACTACAACACTATGGATGTATGGTTGACATCCTTAGTCGCGCAGGGCGTATAGAAGAAGCGAGAAAATTCGTGGATGAAATGCCAATTGCTCCGAATGATGTGATCTGGCGGACTCTGGTTAGCGCGTGTAGAAGTCATGAAAGGTTTAGTGTTGGGGAACCTTTGGCTGAGCATCTGATGAGTTTGGATAGTTATAGTTCAAGTTCATACGTGCTTTTATCGAACATGTATGCTGGTCTTCATATGTGGGATAATGCGAGTAAAGTTCGGACAATGATGAAAGAAAGAAACATGAAGAAAGTTCCTGGTTTCAGTTGGATTGAACTTGAAGGGTGTGTTCATGAATTCTCTGTGCAGGATAAGTCTCATCCTCAAGTAAGTGAGATCTATTCCTTGTTGGATAGTCATAGCGTGTCCGTAACGATCTGA